Genomic segment of Mastomys coucha isolate ucsf_1 unplaced genomic scaffold, UCSF_Mcou_1 pScaffold5, whole genome shotgun sequence:
ACATCTTTAACTTCCCTGCAGCCTCGACCAGCATTAGGCAATCATTCGGAGAAGTCCTCTGCTTCGAGGAAACATGTTCAGGCATGTGAACTAGAGATGCTGCACTCTCCAGCCCTTGACCAGCTCTCCTCTTCCTGGATGGACCTCCTGTACTGAGGTCTTCACTCTTCATACATACAAGACCCAGCCCCTAACTTCCTGAGAACCCCCCTGAGAAGGGCTGTGTCCTAATGCTAACATCCTTTGTTCACAGACTTATTTTCATGCAATTCACACACTATGTGACTTGATGCCCTTCTCCTCCATTGAAGTATTAGCTGCTAGAGGGCCCTAGCAGTgtgacacacacacgcacacacacacacagacgtttTATAATTGTGGTAAATCATTAATTATGGGTTGATCTGGTGCTTTACACCTTAGGCCAAGTCAACCGAATTCTCATTATTTTCTCAGCATGGAGGTCACTCGAGTCAGTGGCTTCACTCTAAGGCCCAAGAACCAGCCACCAGTTTCCATCCGCTGAGCATCAACTGGGGCACAGTGAAAATCACATAAGATTTGGGGCCAGCTGGCTCCTATCCAAGTGCCCACTCCACCAAGGACTCTAactctctaagcctcagtttccgcTGAGGGTGGACAGAATCCTTGCCTCCCGGTGAAGGGGACGATAAGTTTGAATGGACTCCATcagtttttaaaagcatcttttgACGTTCATGAAGAGCCTGCATCCCTCCCCtggtttcccttttttttttttttttttgtccaaagTCAGAGAACTGAAGGCAAAAGGCCTTTAGGAAAAGGGGTTTCCCAAATAGAGGTGGAGTGGGGAATGGAGAACATTGAGTATtagaaaatcaaaactaaaaggaggaggaggagaggagtaggaagagggggaagagaagaaggaaaaggaggaagaagagaaggaggaggaggagaaggaggaggaggagagaaggatgaagagggggaagagaagaaggagaaggaggaagagaaggaggaggaagagaagaaggagaagaaggaggaggaggagaaggaggaggaggagaaggaggaggaggagagaaggaggagaaggaggaagagaagaaggaggaggaggaagagaaggaggaggaagagaaggaggaagaggaggaggaggaggaagaggaacagaaggaggaggaggagaggaggaggaagagaagaaggagaaggaagaggaggagaaggaggaggaagagaagaagaagaaggaggaggaggagaaggaggaggaagagaagaaggaggaagagaagaaggaggaagagaagaaggaggaagagaagaaggaggagaaggagaaggccaGAAGCATTATCTTAAATAGACAGCCTGGCTCTTCCTTTAATATTAAAGACTATAACTTGATCCACTATGTAGGCAGGTTTCAATAGATTAGAGATAGTGAGACAGTAGGGGAGGTAACATCTATGAGGCTCCAATTATGAGCCTGCATGATGCTAGGCATTTGCACATATTTTCTCTGGTTTAACCCTCATGACACCCCTGTGTTGACAAAGGAGAGTTACAGCCGTTAAGGGCTGGGCATGAGATCACGTGGGGCTCAATGGGGGAGCCAAAGTTTGTTCTCcctttaacttcttgagttttccCACCATGGGAGGAGCCTAGAGTTCTTCTTGAGGACCCCGAATGCCGGTGTCAGACCCCTCCAGGGCCAGGGGCTGAAACCCTCCAAGATCTGCCTTTTTACAATCTGGACCAGTCAATTCCTTAGGGGTCAAAGTCTATGTGTTTGAAGCCATAGCCGTCCACCACATGTGCGTCATCTAGGATGATGGTTTAACTCAAACCCTTCCCCCACCATTTAAAAAAGACCTCAAAAAGTCTGCAGGCTGGCAGGCGGGCTGGCAgcgagacagaaaaaaagaaaacttgcttTTCAATTGAAAAGTGCATAGGAGAGGAACAAGGGATGGTAGCTCACGACTGGAACCCCAAGCACCAGAGGCCCAGGCATGAGGAGTGCTGTGTACACAAAGTCACCTaaggctacagagtgaactccaggctaGCTCAGctcaaagaagaaggaggaggagggggtgaggggaggggagggggaagatgaGGGAtatgggaggaaaaagaaggaaggaggaaggaagagtgggatatggttcagtcagtaaagctCCTGACTTGCAagcaagaagacctgagttcaacctccaGAACCCCAGAAAACTGCTGCCAGAGGTGAGgcacatctgtaatcacagcGGCAGGGGAGGCAGACTCAGATGGACCTCTGCAGTTCACTGAACGGCTAGCCCAAGCTACATGGTGAAAACTCCTGACTCAAAAAGGGGTGGGGATACCGAAcctgtgcaaacacacacacacacacacacacacacacacacacacacacacacaccacacacacacacacacacacacacgcacacatacacacacatgcacacacatgcacacacacatatgcacacatacacacatatgcacacatgcacacacacacatacatacacatgcacacatacacacacacatacacacacacacataagcacacacacataccacgaagcagcagcagcacacagaaTACacgaaagaaaaagaaagaggtaggTGAGTGGAATGTGGAACTAAGAAGATGAACAAGAAACAGACAGAGCCCAAATAGCCTAGAACCCACGGTCACTTTTCCTGCTTCTTTTCCCAGATGTCACAATAGACTCTTGGCCCCCAGAGCCCAGTGAAGTGAGAGGAAGATCTCTGGGCCGCTTGGTTCTAGATGGACTGGAAAGCAGCCATGGAGATGAGCTCTGAGCAGTTCAATGGGAGCCAAGTATGGATGCCCTCTCCGTTTGACCTCAACGGCTCACTGGGGCCAAGCAATGGCTCCAACCAGACCGAGCCATACTACGACATGACAAGCAACGCAGTCCTCACGTTCATCTACTTCGTGGTGTGTGTAGTTGGGCTGTGTGGCAACACGCTCGTCATTTATGTCATTCTCCGCTACGCCAAGATGAAAACCATCACCAACATTTACATCCTCAACCTGGCCATCGCAGACGAGCTCTTCATGCTAGGGCTGCCTTTCTTGGCCATGCAGGTAGCGCTGGTCCACTGGCCTTTTGGCAAGGCCATCTGCCGGGTAGTCATGACTGTAGACGGCATCAATCAGTTCACCAGTATCTTCTGCTTGACGGTCATGAGCATCGACCGCTACCTGGCCGTGGTCCACCCCATCAAGTCAGCCAAATGGAGGCGGCCCCGGACAGCCAAGATGATCAATGTGGCCGTGTGGTGTGTGTCTCTGCTCGTCATTTTGCCCATCATGATATATGCTGGCCTCCGGAGCAACCAGTGGGGTAGGAGCAGCTGTACCATCAACTGGCCAGGCGAATCCGGTGCATGGTACACGGGTTTCATCATCTATGCCTTCATCCTGGGGTTCCTGGTGCCCCTTACCATCATTTGTCTCTGCTACctgttcattatcatcaaggtgaagTCCTCTGGAATTCGAGTGGGATCATCCAAGAGGAAAAAGTCAGAGAAGAAGGTGACCCGAATGGTGTCCATTGTGGTGGCTGTCTTCATCTTCTGCTGGCTCCCCTTCTATATCTTCAACGTCTCTTCCGTGTCTGTAGCCATCAGTCCCACCCCTGCCCTGAAAGGCATGTTTGACTTTGTGGTGATCCTCACCTACGCCAACAGCTGTGCCAACCCCATCCTGTACGCCTTCTTGTCTGACAACTTCAAGAAAAGCTTCCAGAATGTTCTTTGCTTGGTCAAGGTGAGTGGGACGGAGGACGGGGAGAGAAGTGACAGTAAGCAGGACAAGTCCCGGCTGAATGAGACCACAGAGACCCAGAGGACCCTCCTCAATGGAGACCTCCAAACCAGTATCTGAACAACCCGGGAacgaaacatgcacacacactagcCAAGCCCTGCCTCCTGGCAGCGGGCTTCCGGTTCCCCggcttcctgcctcccctccccatcacacctggcttctaGAGCAGAGCAGTGTTCTACACACGCCCCGTCCAGAGAACAGGATTTGAGCCTGGCTTGTCTGAAAGTAGACCCCTCTGGTCCCATCTCCCCTAAAGTGAGCGTTTTCGTGCAGGCAGACAATTCAAAACCTGGAGAAGAGGACATCATTGCCTGGGTGTGACCTGGTGGAAAACAGCTGCCTGGCAGAAACcggaaaaaccaaaactaaatcaAAGTCCCCTGTGTACGTGCACCTACATGCTATGTAATCTTGTGACCTGATATTTACACTTGTATACCCCCCTCCTCAGTCCCTGCTGAGCCAACACACACGTGTCTTGTGTTTGTAAACCCAAGTAGCTAGTTCGTGTGTGTCTAGTATAGGTGGACATTTACCACAATGCTGAACCTGAAGAAAAGGACTCGCCATGTCTAGTCAATCTAATCCAAGCTTCCAGCATCTCTCTTGCACGGGCCTTTCCCAGACCCAGGAGGAGCATGAGCAGTATGTTCATATAATAAtatgtttttgtaaaaaaaaaaaaaaaagaattgaaagtaAGGTTGTTTTGTATTCTTTATCCTGGAGGGTCCCTGTGCTATATGCGGTCCTAGCCTCACAGGCGCCGCGTCTGCACCAGGCTGCGTGCTTCATCCATTTCAAGCAAGTTAAGTCAGAGTAAGAAGAGACAGTGAGAACGTTCCGAGAGTCAGAATGTAAATACGAATTTGCCTCTCAGATACAATCAGGTATTCATTTACCCAAAAGGACTTACAGGGTTGTGGCTGTAgagcatttatttcatttatcaagACAAAGCCTGCTTTGAGATCAGATTCTAGTTTTCTTTCCTCCAATGCCTTTAGTTTCAGAAACCATTGGGGAAGGGAGGGGTCAGGAGACTGAAAGGCAAAAACCAGACTAGGATTCACAGGGGGAAACAATTTTCTCCTCAACACATACCCATACCTGTgtaagttcacacacacacacacacacacacacacacacacgcatacacagacacacacactcacacacagacacacacacacacagacacacacacagacacacacacagacacacacacacaaacacacacgcacatacacacagacacacacacaaataaataataataaaaagaaaaaggaagtagaaCTATACCTCTAAGGGAAACCATGAAATTGTCTTGTTTTCAATGCCAGATAgcactttttaaagaaaggaaacagagatgtAATTCCACAACTCCTTAAAGGCGTTTCGGGTTGTCTTGTTCTTGGGCACAGGCtgttgttttcttcctgtctctgtatatgcggtgtgtatgtgtgtttatgcctgtgtctgtgtgtgcatgagtgtgtgtgtgtgtgttcatgtgtgtatgtgcttatgtgcatgtgtgtgtgcgcatgtgtgtgtgcctgtgtgtgtgcctgtgtgtgtgtgcttctgtgtgtgtctgtgtgtgtgtctgtgtgtgtgtgcctgtgtgtgtgtgtgtgNNNNNNNNNNNNNNNNNNNNNNNNNNNNNNNNNNNNNNNNNNNNNNNNNNNNNNNNNNNNNNNNNNNNNNNNNNNNNNNNNNNNNNNNNNNNNNNNNNNNNNNNNNNNNNNNNNNNNNNNNNNNNNNNNNNNNNNNNNNNNNNNNNNNNNNNNNNNNNNNNNNNNNNNNNNNNNNNNNNNNNNNNNNNNNNNNNNNNNNNNNNNNNNNNNNNNNNNNNNNNNNNNNNNNNNNNNNNNNNNNNNNNNNNNNNNNNNNNNNNNNNNNNNNNNNNNNNNNNNNNNNNNNNNNNNNNNNNNNNNNNNNNNNNNNNNNNNNNNNNNNNNNNNNNNNNNNNNNNNNNNNNNNNNNNNNNNNNNNtgtgcttgtgtgtgtgtgcttgtgtgtgtgtgcctgtgtgtgtgtgtgtgtgtgtgcttctgtgtgtataGGTTGGAGGCTCACACTGCTATCTCCCTCCATCATGATTTActttactgagacagggtctcttgctgaacacGAAGCCTTCCAGTCAAGTGATCCAGCTTGCCTAGAGGATCCCGTCTCCACCACTCAAGTACTGGTATTATAAATGGTCTGCCATGCCCAGATGACATTTTTATGAGCTCTGGGGATCCAGATTCAGGTCCTCACACCTGGGCAGCAAATGTGTTATCCAAATAGGCCATCTCCCCGGCTCTCAGaggtatttttatgtatttattattaatgaGCCAACAACCAGAAGAAGGCTCACAATGAGGAGGAGGCACATttgctgtggcacatgtgcagATAGATGTCTGAACAACTTTATGGGGCTGGTCCCTGCCTTCCACCTTTATGCGGGTtgtggggaccaaactcaggtcaccaggcttgctcagcaagcaccttcacccgtaaagtcatctccctagctctCAGATATGatctctagggctggagagatggctcatcggttaagagcactgactactcttcaagaagtcatgagttcaaaccccagcaaccacatggtggctcacaccatctgtaattagatctgatgccctcttctgaggtgtctgaagatagctacagtgtacttatatataataaataaataggccgAAGCGAACAGGGCTGGAGTAAGTagggaaaatatatatatgatctctaaataattttatataaaggtGGGcattatgaaattcacaaaagTGAAGACTCAGAAACAGTGCTTATGAAAcaattaagggctggagagatggctcagcaggtaagagcaccatctgctcttccaaaggtcccgagttcaaatcccagcaaccacatggtggctcacaaccatctgtaatgggatctgacaccctcttctggtgtgtctgaagacagctacagtgtacttatttgtaataataaataaatctttgggccagaacgaGTGGGGTCAAGCACAgagttgaccggagtgagcagaggtcctaaaagtcaattcccaacaaccagatgaaggctcacaactatctgtacagctacagtgtgtactcatatgcataaaataaataaataaatcttaaaaaaagaaaggaaggaaggaaggaacgaaggaatgaaggaaggaagaaagaaacagccaggcggtggtggcacacacctttaatctcagcacttgggaggcagaggcaggtggatttctgagttcaaggccaggctggtctgcagaatgagttccaggacagcaagggctaaacagagaaaccctgtctctaaaaaaaccaaaaaagaagaagaggaagaggaagaagaagaagaggaggaggaagaggaagaggaggaggaggaggaggaggaggaggaagaagaggaagaaacaattaAGGTCAGCTAAAGGAGTATACAGGTGTGTGCAGGGTCAAGGCAGGAGCCCCACCCCTCACAGGGACCGCTGGGTCCTCAGCTGTACATGCATGAGGTGGCATACAGGTAATGCAATGCTTGCATATGTAATTAGGTTGttcattattcattatatatGCTAATGAGGCAGCTCCTCATACCAGGGTTGATATTTCCCTCTTTGTGTACAAGTGACAAGAAATAACTCAGCCTTCAGCCCCTTGATTGATCACAGCTCTAGGCTATGAAGAAATACAAGGGCAGGTGTGTGGATGCTGTGCCCAGGTGTGTGCCCACTCTGGGTTCAGTAAGCATCACACTTAGCCTCCCACATGTAGCCCTCAACCGTACTTTAAAATGTGCGTTCTTCTTCTGGCTCCATAAGCAAGGACTGTTTAGGGGTCAGAATGGCTGACCGCCCTACCCGTGGCTAGCTTACCTTAGTGGGTTGTGTTAATTCTCTGGCTATGTCAATAGCACCTGGCTCCCCAAAACTACTTACTATTGCTTAGAAAGATAAGTTCACTGAGATTTATGATAGGCAAATAAATCCACCCAAAAGTAAAAGTGCAACCATAAACCAAGACTACAGGGAcaggtgtaaaaaaaaaaaaaaaggcaagtgcTTAAGTGCATACAGAAAAGCCCCAGACTGTCACCAAAGGCAAAGTTAGTCACCAGTTCAGCTTTGGGCTGGCCTCTTGGCAGCCATAACAAGTAGTGAGTcactgcttccttttctttttgatacaAATGGGGGAATCGGAAGGAAGCTCTACAGTCTCACCTTTACCATCGCCACAATTGGAAACATTCgtctttgaaataaaatgcattttttttccccacttagGAAATGGCTCTAAGAAACCCAGAATGGTAGCAATCATTTCAGGGAAGACAGGTCCGAGTAATGCTATAGTGCTCATGTCCCCACAGCTTGAGAAATTGCCTCCGACAGGGCTTTGATCCTAAGAAGCCACCAACAGCCTCACGATGGAATGTCTAAGCGGTGTCTGGGGGGTACTGGGCAACAGGATGGTCACTGGaagtgagaagaaaggaggaCTTTAATATCTGCGGCGCCGGGCTCGGAGGTGATCTCACAAATTTGAGaacctatgttcaattcccagaatccacacaatAAAGTCAAGTGCAAGTCATGTGCTTGTGACTCCAGCAATGGCAAGCTGGGAGGTAGAGAGACATGGCCCTCTGGAAGCTCATTAGGCAACTAGCCTGCCCTACATGGTGAAGGTCCAAgccaatgagaccctgtctcaaacaaagagtAGATGTGCCTAGCGTTCAACACTCAAGGCtgacacactacacacacacacacacacacacacacacacacaaacacacatgccccGCCAACACATAGCATgcgtacacatgaacacacacaacacatacacaaacacacacaagattaACAAATAATGAATTCCATCCAGATAAGCAATCGGATTCCATGATATGAAGACTTATGTTTCACCTGTTAATCCACCTAtacttataatttaattaaatgtttaaaatatattcctttcttttatacatatgaatgttttgcttgcttgcatgtatgtctgtgtactatgtacATGACTGGTGCCTGTGggatccagaagagggcactggatgtCCTGGTAcgggagttacaggtagttgatactataagagcagccagtgatcttagccactgagctatttctgCAGCTCCTGAAGCATCTATTCTAAAGATGACTTCTTTTCTGAACTTCTtttatccaaaaagaaaaaaaaaagaaaaaagaaaaaaagaacaaatctttTAATGTAAATGTTAACACAATTTGAGTTCAAAAAGTCACTCTTAGTTTCAATCCAACATCACGAAGACAGATCGGATGGATAACGGAGAAGTGGATACAATAAAAAGTGATACACCAGGGCTGGAAGgctggctcagcaattaagagcacttgctactcttccagagtttGGTTTGGTTCTAAGGATCCAAGTCAGGCTGCTCACCATAACCTGGGACTCCAACTCTatggatctgacgccctcttctggcttctgtgaacaCCTGCATTCaggcgcacacagacacacatgaacataattaaaagtaaaataaatcttttttttttttttttaaataatgcctCGGATCGACTTTGTGATCCCTGACGGTCAGATGGGTTTTACAAACTACTACTCACCTCACAGCAGAAGGGGTGACTAAGGGCTGATTAAACCTACCCAGACTTAGCAGGGGCCTAAGGGC
This window contains:
- the Sstr2 gene encoding somatostatin receptor type 2 isoform X1; amino-acid sequence: MDWKAAMEMSSEQFNGSQVWMPSPFDLNGSLGPSNGSNQTEPYYDMTSNAVLTFIYFVVCVVGLCGNTLVIYVILRYAKMKTITNIYILNLAIADELFMLGLPFLAMQVALVHWPFGKAICRVVMTVDGINQFTSIFCLTVMSIDRYLAVVHPIKSAKWRRPRTAKMINVAVWCVSLLVILPIMIYAGLRSNQWGRSSCTINWPGESGAWYTGFIIYAFILGFLVPLTIICLCYLFIIIKVKSSGIRVGSSKRKKSEKKVTRMVSIVVAVFIFCWLPFYIFNVSSVSVAISPTPALKGMFDFVVILTYANSCANPILYAFLSDNFKKSFQNVLCLVKVSGTEDGERSDSKQDKSRLNETTETQRTLLNGDLQTSI
- the Sstr2 gene encoding somatostatin receptor type 2 isoform X2; this encodes MDWKAAMEMSSEQFNGSQVWMPSPFDLNGSLGPSNGSNQTEPYYDMTSNAVLTFIYFVVCVVGLCGNTLVIYVILRYAKMKTITNIYILNLAIADELFMLGLPFLAMQVALVHWPFGKAICRVVMTVDGINQFTSIFCLTVMSIDRYLAVVHPIKSAKWRRPRTAKMINVAVWCVSLLVILPIMIYAGLRSNQWGRSSCTINWPGESGAWYTGFIIYAFILGFLVPLTIICLCYLFIIIKVKSSGIRVGSSKRKKSEKKVTRMVSIVVAVFIFCWLPFYIFNVSSVSVAISPTPALKGMFDFVVILTYANSCANPILYAFLSDNFKKSFQNVLCLVKADNSKPGEEDIIAWV